The Gemmata palustris genome includes a region encoding these proteins:
- a CDS encoding PEP-CTERM sorting domain-containing protein: MKRALLFANLIVLGAGAGTATAGPIQWSYTAEVEYSRDYGNDFLLQWTNQTGTVTSEAGEYVDRSLFTTTAYPGPPRDADASGLITYNFAVRLTLKDTASGESAVLGYSGWYASQWDKKGTGEDENGNPTWDWDWIHESSEFGKPSSWDWVTLGGNVYTLRGEGGGMGTSPNGTLVLSALPTATPEPTTLAIAGIGLGALGIARRVRGRILA, from the coding sequence ATGAAGCGCGCTTTGTTGTTTGCCAACCTGATAGTCCTCGGCGCCGGTGCCGGCACCGCGACCGCCGGGCCGATCCAGTGGTCGTACACCGCGGAGGTCGAATACTCCCGCGACTACGGGAACGACTTCCTCTTGCAGTGGACCAACCAAACCGGAACGGTCACGTCCGAGGCCGGTGAGTACGTCGATCGCTCCCTGTTCACGACGACCGCGTACCCCGGCCCGCCCCGCGACGCCGACGCGAGCGGGCTCATCACGTACAACTTCGCGGTCCGGCTGACGCTGAAGGACACCGCGTCGGGCGAGTCCGCAGTGCTGGGATACAGCGGGTGGTACGCATCGCAGTGGGACAAGAAGGGGACCGGCGAAGACGAGAACGGGAACCCGACCTGGGACTGGGACTGGATTCACGAGAGCTCGGAGTTCGGCAAGCCGTCCAGTTGGGACTGGGTCACGCTCGGCGGGAACGTGTATACCCTGCGGGGCGAGGGCGGCGGGATGGGCACCAGCCCGAACGGGACGCTCGTGCTGTCCGCGTTGCCGACCGCGACCCCGGAACCGACCACGCTGGCCATCGCCGGCATCGGGTTGGGCGCACTGGGCATCGCCCGGCGCGTCCGAGGCCGAATTCTCGCCTGA
- the purQ gene encoding phosphoribosylformylglycinamidine synthase I — MPTPQALILRAPGTNCDHEVQTAFEMVGGRGTRLHLNALRENPKQLRDYQILVLPGGFSYGDDVGAGKVQALYMQHFLADAMRKFRDQEKLILGICNGFQVMLKAGLLMPPDEDGPLATLTNNDSGHYEDRWIHLQATPGKCPFLKGIDRVAMPVGHGEGKFVCRKEWIAKGLEQAGQVALRYVDTNGARGGYPTNPNGAQDDIAGICDATGRALGLMPHPDRHLFPTQHPQWTRHGLKSEGDGLQLFRNAVEFFKE, encoded by the coding sequence ATGCCAACACCGCAGGCCTTGATTCTCCGAGCACCCGGCACCAATTGCGATCACGAAGTGCAGACCGCGTTCGAGATGGTCGGCGGGCGCGGCACGCGCCTGCACCTGAACGCGCTCCGCGAAAACCCGAAGCAGCTCCGCGACTACCAGATACTCGTTCTCCCCGGCGGCTTCTCCTACGGCGACGACGTGGGGGCCGGCAAAGTTCAGGCCCTTTACATGCAGCACTTCCTCGCGGACGCGATGCGGAAGTTCCGCGACCAGGAGAAACTGATTCTTGGTATTTGCAACGGCTTCCAGGTGATGCTGAAAGCGGGACTACTCATGCCCCCGGATGAGGACGGCCCGCTCGCGACGCTCACGAACAACGACAGCGGCCATTACGAGGACCGCTGGATTCACCTGCAAGCCACGCCCGGGAAGTGCCCCTTCCTTAAAGGCATCGACCGCGTGGCCATGCCGGTCGGCCACGGTGAGGGCAAGTTCGTGTGCCGAAAAGAGTGGATCGCAAAGGGTTTGGAACAGGCCGGACAGGTGGCCCTGCGCTACGTGGATACGAACGGTGCTCGCGGTGGCTACCCCACCAACCCGAACGGCGCACAGGACGACATTGCGGGCATCTGCGACGCGACCGGGCGCGCGCTGGGGCTCATGCCGCACCCGGACCGGCACCTGTTCCCGACCCAGCACCCGCAATGGACGCGCCACGGGCTGAAATCCGAGGGCGACGGGCTGCAACTTTTCCGGAACGCGGTGGAGTTCTTCAAAGAGTGA
- a CDS encoding DUF1559 family PulG-like putative transporter, with product MRLSLPRSQRAFTLIELLVVIAIIAILIGLLLPAVQKVREAAARMSCSNNLKQIGLASHNYHDTRGRLAHNGSNQANAANNSAPPFNTDYLCWGFHLLPGLEQDNLYKGVNTLLNGTATVPAAPNLPNNMSATAVKTYLCPARSRGGYSTGGSNNIGNAPGYNGPFTDYKMNWESFDNRSNGDPNRLTLTVVTSGKGTSQTIYVGEGYLNPNEYRRDHGSNWEELIYSGGYGGTGRGCNGGDKNNNTCFFDIQRDNVSVGQGNMWGSTHTSGALFVFCDGSVRSVPFSQRGTNTTAASQLNYKDNQSLPDNY from the coding sequence ATGCGTCTCTCTCTCCCTCGCTCACAGCGTGCGTTTACGCTGATCGAGTTGCTCGTCGTCATCGCGATCATTGCGATCTTGATTGGGCTGCTCTTGCCCGCAGTTCAGAAAGTGCGCGAAGCGGCCGCTCGCATGAGTTGCTCGAACAATTTGAAGCAAATCGGTCTTGCGTCGCACAACTACCACGACACGAGAGGGCGGCTCGCGCACAACGGCTCGAACCAAGCTAACGCGGCCAACAACAGCGCACCGCCCTTTAATACCGACTACCTCTGTTGGGGGTTCCACCTCCTGCCGGGGCTCGAGCAAGACAACCTGTACAAGGGGGTCAACACCCTCCTCAACGGGACCGCGACCGTGCCGGCCGCGCCGAACCTTCCGAATAATATGAGCGCCACTGCGGTGAAGACGTACCTGTGTCCGGCTCGGTCGCGGGGCGGATACTCGACGGGCGGCTCGAACAACATCGGGAACGCGCCCGGTTACAACGGCCCGTTCACCGACTACAAGATGAACTGGGAATCGTTCGACAATCGCTCGAACGGCGACCCGAATCGGCTGACGTTGACTGTGGTCACGTCGGGGAAGGGTACGAGCCAGACCATTTACGTGGGTGAAGGGTACCTGAATCCGAACGAGTACCGCCGCGACCACGGTAGCAACTGGGAAGAACTCATCTACTCCGGCGGGTACGGGGGCACCGGTCGCGGGTGCAACGGCGGCGATAAGAACAACAACACGTGCTTCTTCGACATCCAACGGGATAATGTTTCCGTGGGTCAGGGCAACATGTGGGGCTCCACGCACACCAGCGGTGCGCTGTTCGTCTTCTGCGACGGTAGCGTCCGCAGCGTGCCGTTCAGCCAACGCGGAACCAACACCACGGCCGCGTCCCAGCTCAATTACAAGGACAATCAGAGCTTGCCCGATAACTATTGA
- a CDS encoding RNA recognition motif domain-containing protein, producing MGKKLYVGNLGYGVTDEQLRGMFGPYGSVQTAQVIMDRDTGRSKGFGFVEMNSDQEAQAAIAGMNGQMSEGRALTVNEAKPKEARSGGSGGGGRGGSGGRY from the coding sequence GTGGGTAAGAAATTGTACGTCGGGAACCTCGGGTACGGTGTGACGGACGAGCAACTGCGCGGGATGTTCGGCCCCTACGGGAGCGTTCAGACGGCCCAGGTCATCATGGACCGGGACACCGGCCGATCGAAGGGGTTCGGGTTCGTCGAGATGAACTCCGACCAGGAGGCCCAAGCCGCCATTGCCGGGATGAACGGGCAAATGAGCGAGGGCCGCGCGCTGACGGTGAACGAGGCCAAGCCGAAGGAAGCGCGGTCCGGGGGCTCGGGCGGTGGCGGCCGGGGCGGATCGGGCGGCCGTTACTGA
- a CDS encoding DUF6797 domain-containing protein gives MFLLFASPWCQMPLLLTFLISSYYAPPIAPPPRPVPPVVASDLADWTPKPATGHAAPWEKMTDKDWIDARFRETNTGPFLNCTMRYPLDKRHEMVYKATVVKLGGKADAAAVFDRNTLRMNAAWTGGHLNHSDRRFGLLNTPTPKGPVISASTSAPGWADPQGKWDARVPRFTAPIAREWAQYCGLHVHDDRVVFAYTAGPRAVLESAESVTAGDYQFVASALEVGPGTTEAKRFLCDLVGGNSTSLEVKGLSVIISGTGERVRLAWVRHTGGIALDVGAAVSVTVAASQKPLRFTVGVADVAAKDVDKLVATLAKLPGTADLGTLTKAGSKRWGAPLVTKLDRGNESGPFAVDTLTIPYKNRFNALFFCTGLDFLPDGRVAMCTCHGDVWLVTVDEKAGTCSWQRYATGLYHSLGLKVVDGKVIVLERGQLTRLHDLNNDGEADFYECVNNDWHCSGGEHSYDTCLETDPQGNFYFFKTGDTDTPTGGSLIKVSKDGRKSEVFCTGFRHPIGMGMSPTGTLTGADQEGNWMPATRIDQYKQGGFYGDMRAHHRTTAPTTYDPPLCWLPREVDNSAGGQTWVSKDTFGPLAGLPIHFSYGRCRPFVLLRQELPNGGVQGGAAALGVQFLSGVCRGRFGPDGHLYACGLNGWQTAAQADGCLQRVRYTGKPLDIPTALEVKGNTVRLTFSRDLDAKAVTPSESYRCAWWNYRWSGEYGSKRWKVSDPNVEGQDEVPVRSAKLLPDGRTLELTFDALKPVMQMQVGYNVKSADGKPVAGSVFLTIHSIGK, from the coding sequence ATGTTTCTCCTGTTCGCTTCTCCCTGGTGTCAGATGCCGCTCCTGCTCACGTTTTTAATCTCTTCGTATTACGCACCACCAATTGCCCCTCCCCCGCGTCCGGTCCCTCCCGTCGTCGCCTCCGATCTCGCGGACTGGACCCCCAAGCCAGCCACCGGGCACGCGGCCCCGTGGGAGAAGATGACCGACAAGGACTGGATCGATGCCCGGTTCCGCGAAACGAACACCGGGCCGTTCCTGAACTGCACGATGCGCTACCCGCTCGACAAGCGCCACGAAATGGTCTACAAGGCGACCGTCGTGAAGCTCGGCGGAAAGGCTGACGCAGCCGCAGTTTTCGACCGCAACACCCTCCGAATGAACGCCGCGTGGACCGGTGGGCACCTCAACCACAGTGACCGGCGGTTCGGGCTACTGAATACTCCCACCCCGAAGGGACCGGTGATCTCGGCTTCGACCTCGGCGCCGGGTTGGGCCGACCCGCAGGGGAAATGGGACGCCCGCGTTCCGCGGTTCACCGCGCCGATCGCGCGCGAGTGGGCCCAGTACTGCGGGCTGCACGTTCACGATGACCGCGTGGTCTTCGCGTACACAGCCGGACCGCGTGCGGTCCTCGAGAGCGCAGAGTCGGTGACCGCGGGCGACTACCAGTTTGTGGCCTCGGCCCTCGAAGTCGGCCCCGGCACGACGGAAGCGAAGCGATTTCTCTGTGACCTCGTGGGCGGAAACTCGACCTCCCTTGAGGTGAAGGGGCTTTCGGTCATCATTTCGGGCACCGGCGAGCGAGTACGGCTCGCGTGGGTGCGCCACACGGGTGGAATCGCACTGGACGTCGGCGCGGCCGTCAGTGTCACGGTTGCAGCAAGCCAGAAGCCGTTGCGTTTCACGGTCGGCGTGGCCGATGTTGCGGCGAAGGACGTCGACAAGCTCGTCGCCACGCTCGCGAAATTACCCGGAACGGCCGATCTCGGCACGCTCACGAAAGCCGGATCGAAGCGCTGGGGCGCACCGCTCGTCACGAAGCTCGATCGCGGCAACGAGAGCGGGCCGTTCGCGGTGGACACGCTCACGATCCCCTACAAGAACCGGTTCAACGCACTGTTCTTCTGCACGGGACTCGATTTCCTGCCGGACGGTCGCGTTGCAATGTGTACTTGTCACGGAGACGTGTGGCTCGTCACCGTGGACGAAAAGGCCGGCACCTGCTCCTGGCAGCGGTACGCAACCGGTCTCTACCACTCACTCGGACTGAAAGTGGTGGACGGCAAGGTGATCGTTCTCGAGCGCGGACAGCTCACACGGTTGCACGATTTGAACAACGACGGCGAAGCGGACTTCTACGAGTGCGTGAACAACGACTGGCACTGTAGCGGCGGCGAGCACTCCTACGACACCTGCCTCGAAACCGACCCGCAGGGGAACTTCTACTTCTTCAAGACCGGCGACACCGACACGCCCACGGGCGGCAGTTTGATCAAGGTGAGCAAGGACGGGCGGAAGTCCGAAGTGTTCTGCACCGGGTTTCGGCACCCGATCGGGATGGGCATGTCGCCGACCGGCACCCTGACCGGCGCGGACCAGGAAGGGAACTGGATGCCGGCCACCCGCATCGATCAGTACAAGCAAGGTGGCTTCTACGGCGACATGCGAGCCCACCACCGCACCACCGCGCCGACGACCTACGACCCGCCGCTGTGCTGGCTCCCGCGCGAAGTGGACAACTCCGCGGGCGGGCAGACGTGGGTATCGAAGGACACCTTCGGTCCGCTCGCGGGACTGCCGATTCACTTCTCCTACGGGCGCTGCCGGCCGTTCGTCTTGCTCCGCCAGGAGTTGCCCAACGGTGGTGTTCAAGGCGGGGCCGCGGCGCTGGGCGTACAGTTCCTCTCGGGGGTCTGCCGCGGGCGGTTCGGCCCGGACGGGCACCTCTACGCCTGCGGGCTGAATGGCTGGCAAACTGCGGCGCAAGCGGACGGGTGCCTCCAGCGCGTGCGGTACACCGGCAAACCGCTCGACATCCCGACCGCGCTGGAAGTGAAGGGAAACACCGTTCGTTTGACGTTCAGCCGCGATCTCGATGCAAAGGCCGTCACTCCCAGCGAAAGCTACCGCTGTGCGTGGTGGAACTACCGCTGGAGCGGCGAGTACGGCTCGAAACGATGGAAGGTGTCCGACCCGAACGTGGAGGGGCAAGATGAGGTGCCCGTTCGGAGCGCGAAGTTGCTGCCCGACGGACGCACGCTGGAACTCACCTTCGACGCGCTCAAACCGGTGATGCAGATGCAAGTGGGCTACAACGTGAAGTCCGCCGACGGCAAACCGGTGGCGGGATCGGTATTCCTCACGATTCACAGCATCGGGAAGTGA
- a CDS encoding CPBP family intramembrane glutamic endopeptidase encodes MTIDPEVARMATAGALVAAVALPAGLVARALRPGGEPLLPRWKPFPVPWSGFEVTVAVLVVLFVVPPVLFQVLNESGFYQLVYGAEFPPLGAKDIDPEFKAEAATLRMLWAGVLALPLQLGVLVLTRHSLYPTWRPRANGSVAGKVALAVLAWSTLTPVVLLLHAVVNTVSQNLGLPPEEHSLAKLGGRPLRDQVLLVLQACVGAPLCEEIIVRGVMLWWCVGRMKFPGAGVSQVTSLRPWIIMFVAAALAAQSGKWQPVVWACVLAAGLGLLWQFTRTGARRARAVYATAAFFALMHSTWPNPIPLFVLGLGLGWLAVRTNGLLVPVLVHAMFNAVSVIFVLRGALPA; translated from the coding sequence GTGACCATTGATCCAGAAGTCGCACGCATGGCGACGGCGGGGGCACTCGTCGCGGCAGTTGCGCTACCGGCCGGGTTAGTGGCTCGCGCGCTGCGGCCCGGGGGCGAACCGCTCCTCCCGCGGTGGAAGCCGTTTCCGGTGCCGTGGAGCGGTTTCGAGGTGACGGTCGCGGTCCTCGTGGTTTTGTTCGTCGTACCGCCCGTGCTGTTTCAAGTATTGAACGAGAGCGGGTTCTATCAACTCGTCTACGGTGCCGAATTCCCGCCACTGGGAGCGAAGGACATTGATCCCGAGTTCAAGGCGGAAGCCGCCACGCTGCGGATGCTGTGGGCGGGTGTGCTCGCGCTGCCGCTTCAGCTCGGTGTGCTCGTGCTGACGCGCCACTCCCTTTACCCGACGTGGCGGCCGCGGGCGAACGGGAGCGTCGCTGGGAAAGTTGCTCTCGCAGTCCTCGCCTGGAGCACCCTCACTCCGGTCGTGCTGCTACTGCACGCGGTCGTGAACACGGTCTCGCAGAACCTCGGTCTGCCCCCCGAGGAACACTCGCTCGCGAAGCTCGGAGGGCGCCCCCTACGCGATCAAGTTCTGCTCGTGTTGCAGGCGTGTGTGGGCGCTCCGTTGTGCGAAGAGATCATAGTTCGCGGCGTCATGCTCTGGTGGTGCGTGGGGCGCATGAAGTTTCCCGGTGCGGGCGTGTCACAGGTCACGAGTTTACGCCCGTGGATCATTATGTTCGTGGCCGCAGCGCTCGCGGCACAGAGCGGGAAATGGCAGCCGGTGGTCTGGGCGTGCGTGCTGGCCGCGGGGTTGGGCCTGCTGTGGCAGTTCACGCGAACCGGCGCGCGCCGGGCGCGAGCGGTGTACGCGACGGCCGCGTTCTTCGCGCTGATGCACTCCACCTGGCCGAATCCGATTCCGCTGTTCGTGTTGGGGCTCGGGTTGGGTTGGCTCGCGGTGCGCACCAACGGGCTCCTCGTGCCCGTACTCGTTCACGCGATGTTCAACGCGGTGTCGGTGATCTTCGTGTTGCGCGGGGCACTGCCGGCGTGA
- a CDS encoding sigma-70 family RNA polymerase sigma factor, with protein sequence MRGLLERLLARHRRAADQGVTDAELLRRFVRDRDEAAFELLVWRHGGMVLGLCRRTIRDEQLAEDAFQAVFLVLARKAGGVRGNLGGWLFKVARRVSARVASRRGPVLPVTETAAEPNPDPVERQELTNLLDAEVARLPERLRKPVVLCYLGGHSTEDVARELGCPRGTVLSRLATARTRLAERLARHGVALPATISVAGVGLTGRIVSSATTTARRFRLGSHTPGPATNLAEGVIQTMNRGTLLTAFSGTLLAVALASGIGWVAAQQGTRTEPVGDGAAPVANANSEPAHTTPKPPEPGALDEDKKIRDERVKKLESQARELKEQVRALENRIEQFAEVIDKHTAQRTVGQKQFDDIETEHQKLSREILKMEAEFAVLKRRAEKPAPEPDAALIQQEINLDARVKDLSTELRSAQKELRTAVELGIGETTPAIQKQKEKLAELEKRSAALQGVVRAEIVARLKAEALQTLRERAAKLSIELEIQKEILGALKSKRDAVSKALDETFAGARDIVAMRRACETDCVELRDALGKVQAEITRLNLQREGIAAPRVDGAEAKLDLLIREVAELRKEVRELKSKK encoded by the coding sequence ATGCGCGGACTCTTGGAGCGATTGCTCGCCCGGCACCGTCGGGCCGCGGATCAGGGTGTGACCGACGCCGAGTTGCTCCGTCGGTTCGTCCGCGACCGCGACGAGGCGGCGTTCGAGTTACTCGTTTGGCGCCACGGCGGGATGGTTCTCGGATTGTGCCGGCGCACGATCCGCGACGAACAACTCGCCGAGGATGCGTTCCAAGCGGTGTTTCTCGTACTGGCACGAAAAGCCGGGGGCGTTCGCGGGAACCTCGGTGGTTGGCTGTTCAAAGTCGCGCGCCGGGTTTCGGCCCGGGTTGCTTCGCGGCGCGGGCCGGTCCTTCCCGTAACGGAAACGGCCGCGGAACCGAATCCCGATCCCGTCGAGCGCCAGGAACTCACAAACCTCCTCGACGCAGAGGTTGCCCGGCTCCCAGAGCGCCTCCGCAAGCCCGTCGTGCTCTGCTACCTCGGCGGACACTCCACCGAGGACGTGGCCCGCGAACTCGGGTGCCCGCGCGGTACGGTCTTGTCGCGCCTCGCAACCGCGCGGACGCGACTGGCCGAGCGCCTCGCGCGCCACGGGGTCGCCTTACCCGCAACGATCTCGGTCGCGGGCGTCGGTCTTACCGGTCGCATCGTTTCCTCGGCCACTACCACCGCGCGCCGATTTCGACTCGGTTCGCACACCCCTGGTCCTGCCACTAACCTCGCCGAAGGAGTCATTCAAACCATGAATCGTGGTACTCTACTCACCGCGTTCAGCGGAACCCTGCTTGCCGTGGCACTCGCTTCGGGGATCGGTTGGGTCGCGGCCCAGCAAGGCACAAGGACCGAACCCGTAGGAGACGGTGCTGCACCCGTCGCCAACGCGAACTCGGAACCGGCCCACACAACTCCCAAGCCGCCGGAACCGGGAGCACTCGATGAAGATAAGAAGATTCGCGACGAACGGGTGAAAAAGCTGGAATCGCAGGCTCGTGAATTGAAAGAACAAGTCAGGGCGCTGGAAAATCGCATCGAACAGTTCGCGGAAGTGATCGATAAGCACACAGCTCAGCGTACCGTCGGTCAAAAACAGTTCGACGATATCGAGACTGAACATCAAAAATTGAGTCGCGAAATTCTCAAAATGGAAGCAGAATTTGCAGTCCTCAAAAGGCGTGCGGAGAAACCCGCACCCGAACCCGACGCCGCTTTGATTCAGCAGGAAATTAACCTCGACGCGCGGGTCAAGGATTTGTCAACGGAACTCCGGTCTGCTCAGAAAGAGTTGAGAACGGCCGTTGAGCTGGGCATCGGTGAAACGACGCCCGCGATCCAAAAACAAAAAGAGAAGCTCGCCGAACTCGAAAAGCGCAGTGCGGCCCTTCAGGGCGTCGTTCGGGCCGAGATTGTTGCGCGTCTCAAAGCCGAGGCCCTCCAAACACTGCGCGAGCGGGCTGCGAAATTGTCGATAGAACTCGAAATTCAAAAGGAAATCCTTGGGGCACTGAAATCGAAACGCGACGCCGTATCGAAAGCACTCGACGAAACATTTGCCGGTGCGCGTGACATTGTCGCTATGCGAAGGGCATGTGAGACAGATTGTGTCGAATTGCGCGACGCACTCGGAAAGGTGCAAGCCGAGATCACACGATTGAATCTTCAGCGCGAAGGAATTGCCGCACCGCGGGTGGACGGAGCCGAAGCCAAACTTGACCTACTGATTCGCGAAGTTGCTGAACTGCGTAAAGAAGTTCGTGAGTTGAAGAGCAAGAAATGA
- a CDS encoding serine/threonine-protein kinase, with product MQLESAEDLIQALRASGLFTPEQLRAVSRALSAFGTDLQGGMRHIVHHELVTRYQLGKIFRGRVTDLVVGPYVVLDKIGEGGMGKVFRARHTRLDRTVALKVIRPGLVTNPTVRGRYAREVQATGKLDHPNIVRVDDAGEVDGKFYLAMEFVDGLDLARMIRDYGALEVTEVCEYARQAALGLQNAHEHGLVHRDIKPSNIVVAGERHLPQATEPAVVKVLDLGLARAIDPDDMVSPDLTRDHTVVGTPDYMAPEQARNSKLVDARADLYSLGCTIYFLLTGHPPFPTGNAIEKLIQHQTNRPTPLQAIRPAVPAAVAELVARLMAKKPDDRFATAGAFAAAIEPHTLYPVGSPAVPVVSVQDRVSVGTPSGETVPPRSTLPPPSGSSTGSGLLLDIPPEPAPVPQPIAPSDKTPRPPAFEDAFAVIEPLPSRAVTRYQPAIKRTAPRRPPVEARMPRALKWTLIVVAVAILVALAVWAATLNPAAG from the coding sequence ATGCAATTGGAATCGGCCGAAGACCTGATCCAAGCTCTGCGGGCCAGCGGGCTGTTCACTCCCGAACAGCTCCGTGCGGTGTCCCGCGCCCTGAGCGCGTTCGGGACCGACCTGCAGGGCGGGATGCGGCACATCGTTCACCACGAACTCGTGACCCGGTACCAACTCGGCAAGATTTTCCGCGGACGGGTCACGGACCTCGTCGTCGGCCCTTACGTCGTCCTCGACAAGATCGGCGAGGGCGGCATGGGGAAGGTGTTCCGCGCGCGCCACACCCGTTTGGACCGCACGGTCGCGCTGAAAGTGATTCGCCCGGGGCTGGTCACGAACCCCACCGTCCGCGGGCGGTACGCGCGCGAGGTGCAAGCTACCGGCAAACTGGACCACCCCAACATCGTGCGCGTGGACGACGCGGGCGAGGTCGATGGCAAGTTCTACCTCGCGATGGAGTTCGTGGACGGGCTCGATCTCGCCCGGATGATTCGCGATTACGGGGCGCTCGAAGTAACGGAAGTGTGCGAGTACGCGCGCCAGGCCGCGCTGGGCTTACAGAACGCCCACGAACACGGCCTAGTCCACCGCGATATCAAGCCGAGCAACATTGTGGTGGCCGGCGAGCGCCACCTGCCGCAAGCGACCGAGCCGGCGGTGGTGAAGGTTCTCGACCTCGGGCTGGCCCGCGCGATCGACCCGGACGACATGGTTTCGCCCGACCTCACGCGCGACCACACGGTCGTCGGAACCCCCGACTACATGGCCCCCGAACAGGCCCGTAATTCCAAACTCGTGGACGCCCGGGCCGACCTCTACTCGCTCGGGTGTACGATCTATTTCCTGCTCACGGGGCACCCGCCGTTCCCGACCGGGAACGCGATCGAAAAGCTGATCCAGCACCAGACCAACCGGCCGACGCCGCTCCAGGCGATTCGGCCCGCTGTTCCGGCGGCGGTTGCCGAACTCGTAGCTCGGTTGATGGCGAAGAAGCCGGACGATCGGTTCGCCACGGCCGGCGCGTTTGCTGCCGCGATCGAGCCGCACACACTCTATCCGGTCGGTTCGCCCGCGGTGCCCGTTGTCTCGGTTCAAGATCGGGTCAGTGTCGGAACGCCCTCGGGCGAAACGGTACCCCCCCGGAGCACGCTCCCGCCCCCGAGCGGCTCCTCCACCGGATCGGGACTGCTCCTCGATATCCCGCCCGAACCCGCTCCCGTACCGCAACCGATCGCCCCGTCCGACAAAACCCCGCGCCCGCCCGCCTTTGAGGATGCGTTCGCGGTTATCGAGCCTCTCCCTTCCCGTGCCGTAACCAGGTATCAACCCGCGATCAAACGAACCGCGCCCCGCCGCCCCCCTGTCGAGGCGCGGATGCCGCGCGCTCTCAAGTGGACCCTCATTGTCGTTGCGGTTGCGATTCTAGTGGCGCTGGCAGTGTGGGCGGCGACGCTCAACCCGGCAGCGGGGTGA
- a CDS encoding leucine-rich repeat domain-containing protein, which translates to MFRISALVLTASALWLGTSARADNAEDKAVAFVKKLGGVAVRDENAPGKPVTELILLHTKVTDADLKVLAGLKSITKLNLFCRVTDTGLKEIAAFQNLTTLDLRAAAITGAGIKELAALKSLTTLRLDCWEITDEGIKELAALRSLKALDLGRTEMTAAGLKELAVAQNLKELKLTVKGAKAAGIKELVALKNLKELKLRFRGDTAAELKELAPLQNLTALDLSLTKVTNAGLKELAPLQNLKELDLRFTGVTNSGLKELAPLQNLKTLLLAGTGVTGAGIKELAVLENLATLHLSGAGITDAGLEDLTALKSLKALDLCSTQVTDAGTKELAALKNLTTLNLRSTPRITATGIRDLQSALPNCKIAD; encoded by the coding sequence ATGTTCAGGATCTCGGCCCTCGTTCTGACCGCATCGGCCCTGTGGCTCGGCACTTCGGCACGCGCCGACAACGCCGAAGACAAGGCCGTCGCGTTCGTCAAGAAGCTCGGCGGGGTAGCAGTCCGCGACGAGAACGCGCCCGGTAAACCGGTTACAGAGCTTATTCTCCTCCACACGAAAGTAACGGACGCGGATCTCAAGGTACTGGCCGGGCTCAAGAGCATTACCAAACTCAACCTGTTTTGCCGGGTAACGGACACGGGGCTCAAAGAGATAGCCGCGTTCCAGAACCTCACCACACTCGACCTGCGCGCCGCCGCGATAACGGGCGCGGGGATCAAAGAGTTGGCCGCGCTTAAAAGCCTCACCACGCTCAGGCTAGACTGCTGGGAGATCACGGACGAGGGAATCAAGGAACTCGCCGCGCTCCGGAGCCTCAAAGCGCTCGACTTGGGTCGCACGGAAATGACCGCGGCGGGGCTCAAGGAACTGGCCGTAGCCCAGAACCTGAAGGAACTCAAACTGACAGTCAAAGGGGCCAAGGCTGCTGGAATCAAGGAACTTGTCGCGCTCAAGAACCTGAAGGAACTCAAACTGAGGTTCCGGGGGGATACGGCTGCAGAACTCAAGGAACTGGCCCCACTCCAGAACCTCACCGCGCTGGATTTAAGCTTGACGAAAGTAACGAATGCGGGGCTCAAGGAACTGGCTCCACTCCAGAACCTCAAGGAACTCGATTTGCGTTTCACGGGGGTGACGAACTCGGGGCTCAAGGAACTCGCCCCACTCCAGAACCTCAAGACGCTCTTACTGGCGGGCACAGGGGTCACGGGCGCGGGAATCAAAGAACTCGCCGTGCTCGAGAACCTCGCCACACTCCATCTGAGCGGCGCGGGAATAACGGACGCGGGACTCGAGGATCTTACCGCACTCAAGAGCCTCAAAGCGCTCGACCTGTGCTCCACCCAGGTAACGGACGCGGGAACCAAGGAACTGGCCGCGCTCAAAAACCTTACCACGCTCAATCTGCGCAGCACCCCCAGGATAACGGCCACGGGGATCAGAGACCTCCAGTCGGCGCTACCAAACTGCAAAATCGCGGACTGA